aaaacttaaagcaaaatcttaaaaacagatataaagtaaacaaaaggtAAGAACAGTTATatttatttcctgtatttttttaagatcaacttgtcagattttacagtgactTTTTAGTCAATTTTCCAATGTAAgaactataaatatagttgtaCTTCTTACATTGAAAACTTGACTAAACAGGGTTAAATGACATATATTATGATGTAGATTCTaacaaaataaactctgtgtAATCCTCTTGTGTCAGTCCCTCCTGCTGTTCCCAAGTGCTCTCTGTCAGGGAAGCCGGTGCTGAAGGGGAatgtgactctgagctgcagaTCCAGCTCTGGGAAGCCCATCCCTCTGTACAGGTGGAAGAAAACCAGTCCCACCTCGGAGGTCTTCTTCTCACCCATGCTAAGTGAGTGGAGCCAGCACACTTACTCATTCTTATTACTCACTTTGCAGTACCATGTATGGACCTGCTCCTGTTACTGGAGTTGAGCAAGGACAGTCTTTGCGCTTATGCATTGTTTTAATTCTAGAAATATGATAATCAGTTGTGTATGTAGCAAGTATCCTACAAACTATAGTTATATAGTAATGTAGTATAATTCAAAATACAGTGTCAAATTAAGCATATCCACAATTGCGTCAAAACAATGCATGCCACTGTCATGCATTCTGACTTTGTGCTGtcatgtgtgtattttcatgtgCAAATGGAATAATATGCATACATGCATGTTTGACTGTAATTCTGcgtgttttctgctgctttagATGAGAAGATGGGCACTCTGAAACTGAGCAACCTGAGCAGCAACATGTCAGGGAAGTATGTGTGCACAGCCAGCAACTCAGCTGGCTCAGAGACCTGCGTCATCAACCTGGACATCGTCACCTGTACGTAAAcacacaacagcacacacaaTCACCATatacacagaaagagaaaattatATAAGCTGGTGTTTGATTACTTATAACGCAACAATTCCTATTTTTATCACTCATTTGAGACagttttgaagagaaaaaaacctttgaaaaaaaagatctgtatGCTCTGTAGACATGTGCTTTTGTGACTGTAATCATTGTGTGTCCCATGATTAGCCACTAATGTGGGGATGATAGTTGGAGCCACATTGGGTTCACTGATTGGCTTCGCAatcctcttcatcttctttttcCTGCTGAAGAGGCGGAGAGACAACGAGGATGACATGGCCAATGAAATCAAGTAAGTTCATGCTGTTTACCTCTGAATAGCCTTAATCACTGAAGAAAAGagtattttatcattaaaaacacattgctTACAGTAGAACACTCCAAAACTCAAACATGAAGGCTGTCTGATGCCTTTCCAGAATTTCACTTGGTTTGAGGTGATTAACTTCATTCAATTATAAAGTTAATGCTCAATAAAAATGAGACCTGCTACTTTTTGTTGAAACAGTTTATTCTGTTTGCAATGGCAGTTttaacaaaaagataaaataataaaaattagatttttgagCAGTAATAAAAAAGAGGAGGTAATGTAAGTGACAAAGTGGTTGACTGATATGTCCCTGTAACTGTAAGGCTGcaactacattttattttccgTCCGTCTCACGGTTTTCTCAATcaagcaattatttttttttgtctctaaaatgtcagaaactagaaaaaaaagacataattttcTTAAGTCCAATGTCGTCCAACATCTTCTACAATGATCACATTGTAGAAGATGGAGGCTgcacatttggcatttttgcatcagtgaCTAAAGTGTTTGATTATCAAATAGTTGCTggtttatatttctgtcaatcagCTAATCTGTAACTTCTTCTTGCAAATCTtacataatgtcatttttagttgttgttgttgttgcggTGGTTCTGTCCATCCGTCCCATTTTCGTGAATGGAATAGCTGAAGAccgccttgagggagtttcctcaaaatccacacaaatgtccactatGAGTCAGAGATAAAGTTTTTGCACTTTGGTTGTCAGAGATCAAGGctcaaggccactgtgaccttgcattcatctcattctcaCAAATGCAATAACTCAAGagcaccttaagggaatttctgcaaatgttgcaaaaaacatccacttggactcaacaatcaactgaTTTGAATTTAGAAATGCAGATAATAGGTCacaggtcaaggtccctgtgaccttgcatttgtctcattattGTCAACACGATATCACAATCACCTTGAGAGGATTTctctaaatttggcacaaacgtcaacttgaactcaaagatgaactctgtagaatttgatggtcaaaggtcaaggtcactgagcttgagtctgtctcattctcttgaacATGCCATCGAAAAGACAGACCTCAGAGTGCTTCctcgaatttggcacaaaacattcatttggacACAAGAATGAACTCATTAGAAGCTCATGGGTCAAtctcactgtgaccttacaaaaGATGATTTTGGCCACAATGCAACTAATaagctaattatgacaaaatgactaaattatgaaattacaagattttatatccaaaaggtcaaaggtcaacaaaACACTTACAGCCATTACGTCATAACGCAGGATGCCGGTCAGagactgaattggtgacactaaccttgacactgtgctgattgtagagatcttttgtgctgctcGGTTGTAGAAGTTTTCACTGACATGCATGTAAACTGTAAGCGCAACTTGACTAGTGCACGAAGATATACAACCGCCAGGCAGTAATTTTAGTTTCCActgtaaatggacctgcacttgtacaGTGATTtcaccactcaaagtgcttttacactacaagtcacattcactcatttagacacattcacacactggtggccaaggctaccatacaaggtgcctcCTGCTAAACAGTTTTTAACCAttcacgcacactcacacactgatggaacagccatcattCAATATCTTGTCCaagatacttcaacatgttgactggaagAACCGGGAATCAAACCACcaaccttctgattagaggatgACCCGTTCTACGTCTGAGCTACAGGCGCCCCTATAAATGGTAACTTGTGTGTCCTGTCCACCTCCAGGGAGGACGCTCAGGCTCCCAAGCGTGTGTCCTGGGCTAAGAGCGGCATGGGTTCAGATATCATCTCCAAGAACGGCACCCTGTCCTCCATCGCCTCCAGCCCACACCATAAAGAGCCCTCccaccaccacaacaaccaccaccaccTGCAGCAGTACCCCCAGCGTCCCCCTTCATACACTGCCTCCATCATCACCGCCACAGGCAGCACAGATGGCTACCGCCCGTCCCGCCACCACGGAGCCTCCACCCCCACCCACTACAGCTACAACAACGACACCACCCTGCCTCAAGGACAGACCGTCTCCTCTGAGGCCAACGGGGGCTCCCTCCCCAGACCGGAGCGCTACACCCAGCTGCCCCAGGCTCAGGTGCTGCCGCAGACCTACAGCCAGCCTCACCTGCAGCTCCAAGCTGCTCCCTCCCCGCCACCGCTGCCCACCTCCACCATCACAGCCTCAAACATCACCCGCATGGGAGGGGTGCCCATCATGGTGCCTGCACAGAACCAGGCCGGATCTTTGGTCTAACGCCAGCAAACAGTGCTGTCGACAGAAACAGTGGAACACTGCCTCTTTACGCTCTCAGAAAGggtcagctgattttttttttaagggaacgCTTTAACTAATATTTAGCAAAGAATTAAAGTagataaaaaggtaaaattcaCTTATTGACGCTCGCTGGTGCCAGCAAGCTTTATTGGCAAGACTTTCAGACACAGACTGTTAACTTGCTTTACTATATTAAGTCTTTCATATTctgtaaacactgtaaacactGCAAACTATGTATAGATAtgattttcatacatttttgtcCAGTATCCATTTTTCTACATTACCAATGcgcatttttaataatgtattttatttgttgtactTTGTTCTTTTCAGTTGTAGCTTTTTAATGTCCTATTATGTTTTGTTCTCTCCTGACACACGAATTCCACAAAATGAGCAGCAGCTTGATCATCATGTGTGTGCAGGTCTCATATACAGATAAGAAAAGGGTTATGCAGGTcagctgtactttatttaaccctttaaaacctggtcaCCCCTcacaagcaaattggtttgatttctttcagacacatggggaaaaaagcaatgaccaacttgatgagaaatgtcccacaaactgaaagaaataagtaaaaagtgatgaagaaaatggcctgaagatgagttttaaaaaagttaaaattatgaaaaaatgtccagaaaaatacatatttgaaattattataatgatgttgttacaattatgttacagaaaaatacagtttaaaagaaATTCTGCACTtatttcaagtcttttttttaaccttaacctttgctcattttcagataattttcttgtgaatttctttctgtttttggggccttgtttgttaatttgctcattgctaTCTGTAGGGAAAAATATctcttaaaaaaagcaaaaatctaggggctatatttataattatcatagttacatatttgaaattaggttacataattattataatttttacgTGCTTTccccaggtcattttcttgtttgtttgtttgtttttgttatatgtaattttctttattttaattaatttatttatttttttgttgtttttatttttattacggatttctctttaatttccttcgttccatgtttttgaaagaaatcaaacctacttgttcaggtttcaaagggttaaaaactacCCAAAAAAGGGGTTATAATGACCAAAATAGCTTGAAGCACAATATATTTTAGACCTGTTCAGAGGAGCTCAAAGTGAAGTTAGTGAGGACTGgttgtaaaatatgaaaatctgtGTATTATTGAGCATATTTCTGCAGCAGACTAGTagagagaaatataaaacaatattataAATATGATCAAATTTGGCGTTGCAAAGTATCCTAatcctttttttggctttacttCTGTCGGTGGTTCAGTTTATTAAATGCTCTTAGACTCAATTCTTAAACACAGATTAGCAAAAGCTTCTTATGATATTGAGCTCTATTCAGAACTGCAGCGTGGTGACTGTGCTAAAACATGAGTCGACACTTTAGttgtaataatttaaagttgCTTGCAGAATTGAAATTGTAAAtgtatgatatttatttttggagatGTTGGTCACAGCCTGTATGGAACATATGATACATGTTTTCCTGCAACACTGGATACTGAACCAAAGATAAACAGGATGTAATGCTTCGTTATTTCAACATGCTccacttaaatgtttattttccagTGTAGGTCAGTGAGGAGAGAATCTGTTTACTTCAATGTGACATTGAAGGATTTGTATCCCCGaccaaaaagctttttttaatcaattctTTATTCAAATTTAATAGACATTAGCATGAAATGGTAACAGGAAGCTCATATGAGCTTGTTTCCATCAAAAACATTAAGGTCAGGGTGTTGTGAAGACTCTTGAAGGAGCTTAGTGATCCTGTGAGAAGATGGAAAAGataaactactactactactttaaAGTAAACTACATAATATTGTATCAGAATATGTTGACTTAATACTGCTGATCCAAATAAGCACTGAATTTTCACTCAAAGATACCTGGGTCTAGATCTTAGAACACGTTCTCATCCTATGTTGCCACATTGCAGTGGAAttccgtgtctacatattacgctttAGGTATCTCTCTGCATCTCCTCTTTACATTGATGTTAtgacacaagcacatggtgggatgacgatGCAGGTGGTTATGTTTcggcaacaaatgcacatggctaCCAACACTGAGATGTCAACAAACTCCCATACTGGCACGGTgcttaggattaggggaaggaggcacacgATAGGGtgtaaaaaaacccatcacCATCCATTTAGAcgggaagcgaacaccagactTGCACATtaaagtctggagtttgttgGATCAATCCATCGCCCCATAGTCGCCCTTGCacaccggcagcgtttcaacctgacacggTTCTGTGGCATATCAAGTGACGCCGTCCGTCTGCGTATCATGCTGTATTGGCTGGTGATGTCTGGTGGCATATAACAACACTGACAGTTCTTTTGGCATATGATTCCCCACCCCAAAGGTcgcaaagtggcagtatttgagcTGAACTGGCTCACTTCACCAAGTTCTCGACCCATTGATCAGGCATTAGGACAAGGAAGAGCGACTTCtcgggtgaaaaaaaaaaagtgctgcgGGGGACTAACGATTAACCAAGCGCAATGGGCAGGACTACTCTGTTGTCAGGCAGTTTTCAAGCATTTTGCCAGAACCAATGAGAAATAGTAACAATGGTGAGCACTATAGCCAAGACTTACACTGCTATTGAGGCAGCTCTAAATCGGCATGTCTTCTCAATATCGCCCAAAATCGTAGTTTGTTTCACTTTGCTTTCCTCcactgtcaaaaaatgcagaaatacaaacacattgGCGTGGAAGTAAAAAGATGATAGATTCAGACAAATATGTCTGTTGTTAGAGATAATGAAATTCTCACACCCCACAAACTCAGTGGGATCGGACACAATGTCAGACAGACGATGGAAACATGTACGAGGTGACAGATCTATCTGATACCAGGCAAGACCTAAAGGCTAGATTCCACTGAGGAAAATTTCGGTGCTTGTTTTGAATTAAAACCAGTTCCTGCATCACACTGCCATTATCATCTTTCAGTCAGTATTTCTGATAAAGAGCTCATACGGCCCTGTTCTGTGAAAGACTGCTTTACTGAGTGGTCTTTAAACTTCTGACCTCATTAGTGATGTCAGATGAGTTTTTACATGCTAGACATTTATATTGTAAAATCCGAATGTATCCAGATGGCTTTAGGACCTGAGCACATTTACACGCAGTGTTTCAAGAACATAACATGAACTTCGgtatcaaatcattttttatataagCATTGAAGTCTAAGTATTATTTTCAACTGTggcctttttctttattattctgGACTCTTTCAAGTAAAACACACGTTAGAATATAATTTGGATTTAGAGAAGAAAGGAAAACCAGATATATGTGTAACAATCTTATCTATCGTGCTGTATTGTCATTACACTGAAGCATATGGTAATTGGGTCATTTTGACGAAGGCCgtattgtttttaatacatTCATGAAAAACGGAAAGAGTTCATGTGGGAGCTGAAATTGACGAGCTCATCACTTTGAATATGACGGTCTTTACAGCTACACTGATTTAATTTGTGggtgtctcaaaaaaaaaaagtgtacattctgaatattaaaatgtattcaagacaagcctttatttttatacagtgaTGTATAAGAGCACAAGAGAgtttttaaatagtaaatgtCAGTGAGTTATGAACCATGATGGATTGTATAACTGCTTAGGTCAAAAAGGGGCCAAACCTGTGCTCATTTCTGCAGTAGGTTGAAACTGGACATGGATGTGCAGTGTGTATCCTCCATATTTATGTTCATGGAAAAATGCTTTGTATAAAATTTTCaattaaaagagaaattatcagttgtgtgtgtgcatattttccCCCAAAGCTTCCAGAATGTCCATATTAAAGATAGATTAGCCTTATTTACCACATGGAAATGTGTTGACTTCCAAAGCCGATTCTCATTTGGTGTCATTTCTAGGAGGATGTTtgtccacagagacagaaacaatatGATGCCATTTACACATAGAAAATGAATCCTTGATATCGTTCAGTAGGAGGACTTGCACCCAAAAATGGAGTGTGTAACCACGTTCTATGGCAGTAATCAGACATGAACTACAGTCAATTCACGCCATCATCTGCCCTCTGCTGGTTacaaatgttgtcaaaaaacacatcatagtatagtgtaagaaagaaagaaaaaagcagcaaagtataatatgtatatgtaacaaaaaataaacatcatactatagcatgtcattgAAATAAGAAAGAAGTTACACTGTTGtctgtcttaaaaatgcaaaatgacaaaaaacaacatatttcgtcacaaaaaaataaaaagaatgccACATTATgctatgtcataaaaaataaggaataataaatgtataggatttcattaaaatgcaaaaattatgtCATAGAATATATTGCCaaaaaatagtcatagtataACATAactattttgaacaacatactatagtatgtcgtacTTATGCTGTTTTcggtgacatactatactatgaatttttatgccatttttgatgtcatgctatactatgatatttttatgctgtCTTGGGGGAAATGttaaagtatgactttttgatggtattttggatgacatactagagtttgaatttttaaaaacatttttagcagttttggACAACACTATAACATGACTATTTCATGCCATTTAGATATATATTAGGCcaatgtaacttttttatgctattttgggcGACATTCTATAGTATGCCTTTTTAATGGTACTTTGGGTAACATaccatagtatgacttttttatggaCTATGGCGTTTATCTATATGTAACTCGTTTCTGTTTAAGCAGCGCGTTTCAGACTGATGCCTCCTGTCCTGCTCAGAAACACCATCTTGTCCAGAGCAGGTAAGCCACACCAAACACCCCTCATGTTTGTAGTGGTCGTGTTTGTAATCCAATAATAGTATTtggggggaattttttttttaatactatttttggcgacataccatactatgagtTGAAAAAAGGATAGTTGTACACACATTGCGTAGGTTTTTGAACTGACAAAGATCCAAGTGGGAGTGAAATGCTGTCTCTAATAAACTTGTgtgcatggagtaagtgtgcaggtgtAACCGTTTTTGACAAACCATGCTATAACtagtttttgacttttttaaatagtatttttgACGGCATACTGTAGTATccatttttaaaggtattttgtATGGCATGCtttagtatgatttttttaatgctatctTGCAGGAAATACTTTAGTATGAATTAATTTGGACGACAAACAacagtatgatgttttttgctatCTTGCATGAAATACTATACAATTGCTTTTTGAAGGTATTTTCGATGACATTcgataggtttttttttttttaaactgttatgATGTTTGAGAAATACCATAATGTggcattttgattttgggtgacATGAAATTGTATGACTTTTGTTATGGTATGACAGACAACATGCCATGGTATacttttttgtggtgtttttgacaaCATTGTATGactttgtgttgctgttttggACGATATACCAtagcatgacttttttaatggtattttgtgTGACCCAGCCCCGGATAAGCAAaagaagatggatggatggatggatgatagtatgacttttttatggtatttttggcaacatactattgtattattgtatttttctcttcttttttttaaattgcctaaaaagggggagagagagagggggagacaaaGAGCTGAGGCCAGATTTGAACATGCgcccgctgcggcgaggacacagcctctgtacatggggcgcctctctgtccactgagccaccaggcgccccttGTATTACCCCTTGTATTTTTTATGGTACTTTgcacgacatactatagtataacttgtttatggtattttggactgcatactatagtatgactttttctggtattttagaCTACAAATTACATTATGTAACTTTTTGGGTATTTTGAACAACATCGTAGAGTATTTTTGGTACTTAGGACTTGGTaattttggatgacacactaaagtattactttttaatggtattttggacaacacattattgttttacttttttgtggtattttggatgacatactatagtatgacttttttatggtattttggatGATACACTATTCtatagtttttttaatggtgttttctaCGATACAATGTAGTGTtactatactatagcatgacttttttgccattttggagGACAAACCATCATATATTATGGTTTCTATATATATCATAtgtacatttttctattttgggaaatacttaAACTATGACAATTTGATGGTAATTTCATCATGTGACCAACTAAACTCAAGGTGTATGGACAGAAAGAGGCAGATGCAGTCAGCATGAGGGTAGAATGTTTATTAGAATTTGCGATTAGCAATGTAACATTCACCTAACATGGCGCAAAGAAAGTCATAAATATGCTAATATGCAAATACGCACGCCTTTATTGAAATGAGCTCATCTCATCAGGGGATGATATATCCAGGGAGAAGTCAGTGATACACCTCAGTGCGGCTGAACAGAGTGGAATGAGCAGAAGCCTTTTGCTCTGATGACACAggaaataaaagtagaaaaccaGCAACAGAGTTTATATCAAATATTAGATACAAATCAAAAGAGATTTCAAAAAAGTCAGAAGAGCACTGGATATTCAGATAGTgaagcaaaaagagaaaataacttaataatGCACTGCACCGCACCCGTAattgtgtgtttgctgtcatTCACATGGAGCTACAGTACTAAGTTGGCAGAAAAAGGTGCATGGCTTTTGTATTCGAATGAATCACTCTTTTCATCTCAGACACAACAGGGCATGATCACTTGTGGATGAAGTATGGCATTTCACTTATTTTACAGTGTCGTCCTTATGACTCAATGCACACAACAATCAACAGAACCCAGTGGTTACGAGGTCAGTTTATGAACAAGTGTCAGAACTTGGCAACATTGAGATTTTGTTAAAGGGAACAAAGAAATAAAGGAactataaagtaaaaaacaaaacaaaacaaaaaaaacaacaacaataacgtTTTATCCCTGTACCAAAGTGGTGTTGTGATATTTAGTAGCATGTCATGCTCCATTAGTGAAGTCCTTTACATGTGGGTAGGTTGTCCCACTTAACTATTCAGACAGTGGCCGTTTTGGGTCTGGCCTGAGCGTTATGTGCAGGAGGGAAGAAGGTGAGCTCAGCGAAAGGCAGTAGTCATAGTTGAGGTGAATACAATAATGTCGATGGTGAGGATCCATGGTTGATAATGGTAAAAGATGGAAGGTCATGCAGCTTGGGCCAGAGGCTTGAGAAGCCCTCAGAGGAAGAATTCTCCGTCACACTGTGGTCTCTGGCCTGACGGTGCTTTAGGTAGGACACAAGACTGCAGAGGGAAAAAGTGATCACTGTCGCAAAATGAGGAAGTTCAATTTGGCACTTATTGAATTTACCAAACAGGGGGCCTCACGCAGCAACATTCCCTTAAATTTCTCTGATACTTACTCACATTAAATGTTTGCTGTGGTTTGGCCTTTCTTTCAGATGACAatggcattttgggggcctgaaaacccaagcttttgaaactgggttgcagagtgtaatcttttgaagaCGCCACCTCTTGTGTCACTGTGTAAATTGGTTATGTAGAGATCCTGTGACAAAAGTGACGTCACGCACGATCTGATACCTCCAAGTAAATGTTGTCCTTCCATCGATGACTAACCTGTTTGTCCATGATTCACATTACAACCAACCAATCACACCTATTCTCGATTGTGATGTAACTCGCAGTGCTCCATGCTGACACCCGCCaatgaaggaaaaagaa
This genomic window from Plectropomus leopardus isolate mb chromosome 13, YSFRI_Pleo_2.0, whole genome shotgun sequence contains:
- the esama gene encoding endothelial cell adhesion molecule a, which produces MEVSTGTPRKLPLLCFTLLWGLSGIWAQIQMPQHSMDVIKGQMVVLKASYSTIPASDLSTNTILWNFFSSNVSQLIIASTKGSMSVGSSQFKGRVGFTANMPSRDVSLYINNTQETDSGRYLCQVIIPDNPGLTAELSLDVRVPPAVPKCSLSGKPVLKGNVTLSCRSSSGKPIPLYRWKKTSPTSEVFFSPMLNEKMGTLKLSNLSSNMSGKYVCTASNSAGSETCVINLDIVTSTNVGMIVGATLGSLIGFAILFIFFFLLKRRRDNEDDMANEIKEDAQAPKRVSWAKSGMGSDIISKNGTLSSIASSPHHKEPSHHHNNHHHLQQYPQRPPSYTASIITATGSTDGYRPSRHHGASTPTHYSYNNDTTLPQGQTVSSEANGGSLPRPERYTQLPQAQVLPQTYSQPHLQLQAAPSPPPLPTSTITASNITRMGGVPIMVPAQNQAGSLV